A stretch of Chitinispirillales bacterium ANBcel5 DNA encodes these proteins:
- a CDS encoding RHS repeat-associated core domain-containing protein, whose protein sequence is YYDSDIGRWVSTDPAREFWDLYRYTTNPVVFIDPDGLSELHFFRDLNLLVATHRDGTVAGSWNASNNASSTSNGRWPAGTYNYSYTVNHAGAGRDSRLGDVANFVFEVPGRTGMGVHSGRENSTDGAGRSGWEHATLGCIRVTHETMVFISEILIDFLDDPLTNITVIDNTQEWLDSRTQNTSD, encoded by the coding sequence ATATTATGACAGTGATATTGGGAGGTGGGTGAGTACGGATCCTGCAAGAGAATTTTGGGATTTGTATCGGTATACGACAAATCCAGTCGTATTTATTGATCCAGATGGCTTATCTGAGCTCCATTTTTTTAGAGATCTCAATTTACTTGTTGCTACTCACAGAGATGGAACTGTAGCTGGAAGCTGGAATGCTTCAAACAATGCTTCCAGTACATCAAATGGTCGATGGCCAGCTGGAACATATAATTATTCATACACAGTTAATCACGCAGGTGCGGGTAGAGATAGTAGGCTCGGGGATGTTGCCAACTTTGTATTTGAAGTTCCTGGCAGAACTGGAATGGGTGTGCATTCTGGGAGAGAAAATTCTACTGATGGTGCTGGTAGAAGCGGATGGGAACATGCTACTCTAGGATGCATTAGAGTTACACATGAGACTATGGTTTTTATAAGTGAGATTCTAATTGATTTTCTGGATGATCCATTAACGAATATTACAGTTATAGATAACACACAAGAATGGCTCGACTCTAGGACGCAAAATACTTCTGATTAG